The genomic segment TGTTGAATATCAAGCAGGTGCTGGAATGCTTCCTGCGTCATCGCCGTGAAGTGGTGACACGCCGTACCGTGTTTGAGCTGCGTAAAGCGCGCGAACGTGGGCATATTCTGGAAGGCTTGGCCGTTGCTTTATCCAATGTCGATGAAATCATCGCCTTGATTAAAGCTGCACCAACGCCTGCAGAGGCCAAAATCAGCCTGATGAGCCGCACATGGCGCTCTGAGCTGGTAGAAGACATGCTCAGCCGCACTGATGTCAGCGCATCGCGTCCGGATGGTTTGGCTGCTGAATTTGGCTTTGATCCGCAAAATGGCTATCGCTTGTCTGAAGTGCAGACTCAAGCGATTCTGGAGCTGCGTTTGCAGCGCCTGACGGGTCTTGAGCAGGACAAAATCGTCAGCGAATACCGTGATGTGATGGAAAAGATTCTCGATTTACTCGATATTCTGGCGCGTGAAGAGCGCGTTTCCGAAATCATCGTAACCGAGATGAACGAAGTTAAAACCGCATTTGGTGATGTGCGTAAGTCTGAAATCATTGCTTACGGTGAAGATCTCAGCTTAGAAGACCTGATCACGCCGCAAGATATGGTGGTCACACTGACACACAGCGGCTATATGAAAGCCACGCCTGCTGATGAATATCGCTCACAACGCCGTGGTGGCCGTGGTAAACAGGCTGCTGCGACCAAAGAAGATGATTTCATCGACAAGCTGTTTGTGGCAAATACCCATGATTACGTCTTGTGCTTCTCATCGCATGGCCGTGTTTACTGGTTGAAAGTTTACAACGTGCCACAGGGCGGCCGTAATAGCCGTGGCAAGCCGATTGTGAATCTCTTGCCACTGCAGGAAGGCGAGAAAATCAGTGCGATTCTGCCGGTGAAAGAATTCACCGAAGATCAGTTTGTCTTTATGGCCACAGCGATGGGTACGGTGAAAAAGACCTCACTCGTGCATTTCTCGCGTCCAATGAAGAAGGGCATTATTGCTTGTGGTCTGGATATGGACGACTACCTGGTTGGCGTAGAGCTGACGCATGGTGGCGATCAGATCATGATGTTCTCTGACGCAGGTAAATCTGTTCGCTTCCACGAAGGTGACGTGCGGGCCATGGGCCGTACAGCGACCGGCGTGCGCGGCATGATGCTGCAGGAAGGTCAGAAAGTGATCTCCCTGCTGGTGGCAGAGCGCGACGATCAGCAAGTGTTGGCTGCAACCGAAAACGGTTATGGCAAACGCACACCGGTCGGCGATTACCGCCTTACCAGCCGTGGTACGCAGGGCGTGATCGCCATTGATACTGGCGATCGTAACGGTAAGCTCGTTGCGGCCACCTTGGTTGAAGACAGCGATGACGTGATGCTAATTACCACCGGCGGCGTGCTGATTCGTACCAAAGTAGCTGAAATCCGTGAAACAG from the Iodobacter fluviatilis genome contains:
- the gyrA gene encoding DNA gyrase subunit A; protein product: MLENFAKETIPVSLEEEMRRSYLDYAMSVIVGRALPDVRDGLKPVHRRILFAMHESNNVWNRSYVKCARVIGDVLGKYHPHGDTAAYEALVRMAQDFSLRYPLIDGQGNFGSIDGDSAAAYRYTECRLEKISSELLADIDKETVDFTPNYDEKELEPTVLPTRVPNLLINGSSGIAVGMATNIPPHNLTEVIDACLALLANSELTIDEIIDIIPAPDFPTAGIIYGIHGVREGYRTGRGRVIMRARTHFEDVSRDKQAIIVDELPYQVNKARLLERIAELVREKTIEGITEIRDESDKSGMRVVIELKRSEVAEVILNNLYKHTQLQDSFGINMVALVDGQPRLLNIKQVLECFLRHRREVVTRRTVFELRKARERGHILEGLAVALSNVDEIIALIKAAPTPAEAKISLMSRTWRSELVEDMLSRTDVSASRPDGLAAEFGFDPQNGYRLSEVQTQAILELRLQRLTGLEQDKIVSEYRDVMEKILDLLDILAREERVSEIIVTEMNEVKTAFGDVRKSEIIAYGEDLSLEDLITPQDMVVTLTHSGYMKATPADEYRSQRRGGRGKQAAATKEDDFIDKLFVANTHDYVLCFSSHGRVYWLKVYNVPQGGRNSRGKPIVNLLPLQEGEKISAILPVKEFTEDQFVFMATAMGTVKKTSLVHFSRPMKKGIIACGLDMDDYLVGVELTHGGDQIMMFSDAGKSVRFHEGDVRAMGRTATGVRGMMLQEGQKVISLLVAERDDQQVLAATENGYGKRTPVGDYRLTSRGTQGVIAIDTGDRNGKLVAATLVEDSDDVMLITTGGVLIRTKVAEIRETGRAAQGVRLINLDEGEHLSGLEKVCETDSDDDLLEDDELLAEGEVAAADAAPAEGDAPAAEGGAEKGDEPAAE